The following is a genomic window from Acidisarcina sp..
GATGGGATGCTTCTTGTGCGGCAGAATCGCCGTCCTGGGCACAGCTACCCCCAGTTTGTCCGCCAGAGCGTAATTGAAAAACTTATCGTCTGCCGACCACCAGAAGGGATTGTTGATGACGTATGTGCCGTGCAGTACCGCGAACTTAAGAAAAGCACGGTAGAAGGGAATGTCATGCGAAACGCGATCGACAATGACGGAGTAGGCCGGAGGTTTGTCGAGCCGCACTGCACCTGTCTCTACAAACTCCGCGTGCACATCCTCGTGGCCCAGGGAGTTGATCCGTTCGACCAACGCGCCGGGAAAGCTATTCTCCATGCCAAAAAGGACCCCGATTGTCTTCACGTTCGTCTCCCCTATAAAAAATCAGGTGAACGTACAATACCTGGTCAGATGAACCGCAGAGAGCCGCCTGGCGCGTTGCTCTCACCTTAGCCCAGTAAAGCGCAAACTGGTCCGGCGATGTGTAAAAATCTTCGCCCAAGGCTCGGAGATACCGGCACGCGTTCTGGCCTAAACGAGACCCATCTGGCGCAACCATTCCTCCAGACAGCTTTGTCCTGCGGCTTCGAGTGCCGCACTCAGGGTCTGCGTCTCTCGTCGAATCGTGGATGGCTGGACGCTGTTCTGCGCAAGCTCACATGCGTGACCGAGCAGCCACGGCTCGATGCGCGCTCCAACCAGTTCAGGATGACACTGAAAGGCCAGTGCATGGCTCCCCCAGGAGTACGCCTGGTTCGCGCAAATATCGGTCGAAGCCAGCAGGGTTGCGCCCGACGGCAGATCGAAGGTATCGCCGTGCCAGTGGAACATGCTGGTTGCCGTGGGCGATAGATGCCGCACTGGCGACGACAGGCGGGCAGCCGTGAGCGTCAGCGGCTTCCAGCCGATCTCCTTCCGCGGTCCGGGATACACACACGCTCCCAGAGCACGAGCCATGATTTGCGCTCCCAGGCAGATGCCGAGAAGAGGAAGATCCTTCTTAAGGCGCGCTTCCGCGATCCGCAGCTCGTCCAGCACGAAAGGGTACTCGGCCTCATCGCAAGCACCGATTGGCCCCCCAAGCAGGACGACGAGATCTGGCTCCTCCGCCGAAAGCCGCTTCAGGTCGTCGGTTCCCGCGTCGCGGTAGGAAACCTCAAAACCCAGCCTGCCGAACGGGACCGCAAAACTGCCAACGTCCTCAAAAGCAACATGGCGAATCGCCAGAATCTTCTTCATACATTCAGATTCCGACAGGATCGCGCAACTTTCAACCTCTGAGGGAATGGTTGCAATGGGAATGTGCGGTTGCTGCTACTGTAAGAGCAAAGGATCTACGAACGGGGATCTACGATGCCGGGCGCTGAGGATGGCGCAGCGGAATCTCGCAGGAGACTGTGTTTCGCGATTTTGGAGATAGATTCAACGATGCACCCCGGCCTCTATCCCTCGTCCGCTGGCGAGGGTCGCAACTCGCGGCTGCAGATCCATCGCAGGTGGCACAGCCACTTTCTTCCGGAGCGCGACATCGTCGTCTATCTGCCTCCCGGCTACGAGGAAGATGCGGAGCGGCGCTATCCCGTGCTTTACCTGCATGACGGACAAAATCTGTTCGACCCGGAGACTTCCTTCATTCCCGGCAAAACGTGGCAGGTACGCGAGCGTGCCGA
Proteins encoded in this region:
- a CDS encoding glutamine amidotransferase, producing the protein MKKILAIRHVAFEDVGSFAVPFGRLGFEVSYRDAGTDDLKRLSAEEPDLVVLLGGPIGACDEAEYPFVLDELRIAEARLKKDLPLLGICLGAQIMARALGACVYPGPRKEIGWKPLTLTAARLSSPVRHLSPTATSMFHWHGDTFDLPSGATLLASTDICANQAYSWGSHALAFQCHPELVGARIEPWLLGHACELAQNSVQPSTIRRETQTLSAALEAAGQSCLEEWLRQMGLV